The Vibrio echinoideorum DNA window ATATCTTGACGATCAGAAATCTGTAAAACTTCGTTATCTTTCATTAGCTCACCGAGCGTAATGTCGTTTAAGAAGCTGCTAATTCGGGAGCTCAAATCACGCCATAAGGTGTGAGTTAAACAACGACTGCCACCTTGGCAATCTGCTCGACCGTGACACTTGGTTGCATCGACTGATTCGTCTACTGCAGCAATAACAGTTCCGACAGCAATGTCGCTCGCTTCTGCACCTAAACGGTAACCACCACCAGGGCCGCGAACACTAGCAACTAAGCCAGCTTTACGTAACTTAGAAAATAGCTGTTCTAAGTAAGATAACGAGATGCCTTGTCGCTCTGAAATATCAGCCAGAGGAACTGGGCTTTTTTGCGAATGCAGTGCTACATCTAGCATAGCTGTTACCGCATATCTTCCTTTAGATGTAAGTTTCATATCACACCGTATCCACATTGTTTATGTGGTTGGAATCTTCCCATACCCGACTAAATTGGTCAAGTATTTAGTTGACTATTTTAGTCAGGTATTTAGCCCTAACAATAGTATGGGCTTTATTTGTTGTTTTTGCTCTTCTCAATTGAAGTCAAAATACCACGTAGAGTATTGATCTCTTGTAGTTCTGGACGAGATCGGCTGAATAAACGACGCAGCTTGTTCATCACCTGACCCGGCTTCTCCTTAGAGATAAATTGGGTATCAATGATCACTTTTTCAAGGTGTTCATAGAACATTTCTAGTTCTTCGTGACGAGGGTAGTCATCTTGTTGCTGCGGTTGGTACTGGCTAGCCACCATATCAAGGTGTGCCACGCGAACTTCATAGCTCAGTGTCTGTACTGCCATTGCTAGATTTAATGAGCTGTACTCTGGGTTAGCGGGGATACATACGTGGAAATGACACTTCTGAAGCTCATCATTGGTTAAGCCTGTACGCTCACGGCCGAACACTAATGCCACAGGATGCTTCTGACCTTCAACTGCAAACTTTTGTCCACATTCACGCGGCTCAAGCATTGGCCATTCAAGCGTACGAGAACGAGCACTTGAACCAACCACCAAACCACAGTCTTTTACTGCTTCATCCAGTGTAGACACAATAGTTGCGTTTTCTGCGATGTCACCTGCACCAGCAGCCAGTGCTAAGGTCTGCTCGTCAACTTCACATTGAGGGTCAACAAGAACTAATTGACTCAAACCCATCACTTTCATTGCGCGAGCTGCTGATCCGATATTCCCTGAATGAGACGTACCAACCAGAACGACTTTTACATTGTCTAACATGCTATATGACACCACTTTAAAAATAATCGCGAGATATTAACACATAGCAAAGTAAAATGGTCAGACCCTTCGCGGAATGTGAAATCAAGAGTTCAAAAAATAACCACTTCCCTTTTGGGGAAACTTTGGTATACTCGCCGCCGCTTTAAACTGTTCTTTAACATCTTGTGGGAAAAACCATATGCATCCAATGCTAAACATTGCGATACGCGCTGCGCGTAAAGCTGGCAACCATATTGCTAAATCTCTAGAAACAACTGATAAGATCGAATCATCTCTAAAAGGTAACAACGATTACGTTACTAACATTGCTCAAGAAGCTGAGTACATGATCATTGAGACAATCAAATCATCTTACCCAGAGCACAGCATTATTTCTGAAGAATCAGGCCTGACTGAAGGTAAAGACTCTGACGTACAATGGATCGTTGACCCACTAGATGGCACCAACAACTTTGTAAAAGGTTTCCCTCACTTCTCTGTATCTATCGCTGTTCGCATGAATGGTCGTACAGAAGTTGCTTGTGTTTATGACCCAATGCTAAACGAGCTATTCACAGCTCAACGTGGCTCTGGCGCTCAACTTAACAACGCTCGTATGCGTGTTAGCCAACTTAAAGACCTTCAAG harbors:
- the iscR gene encoding Fe-S cluster assembly transcriptional regulator IscR codes for the protein MKLTSKGRYAVTAMLDVALHSQKSPVPLADISERQGISLSYLEQLFSKLRKAGLVASVRGPGGGYRLGAEASDIAVGTVIAAVDESVDATKCHGRADCQGGSRCLTHTLWRDLSSRISSFLNDITLGELMKDNEVLQISDRQDIDLAVNNGFAHKNTSTTTISAAPRGVNARS
- the trmJ gene encoding tRNA (cytosine(32)/uridine(32)-2'-O)-methyltransferase TrmJ → MLDNVKVVLVGTSHSGNIGSAARAMKVMGLSQLVLVDPQCEVDEQTLALAAGAGDIAENATIVSTLDEAVKDCGLVVGSSARSRTLEWPMLEPRECGQKFAVEGQKHPVALVFGRERTGLTNDELQKCHFHVCIPANPEYSSLNLAMAVQTLSYEVRVAHLDMVASQYQPQQQDDYPRHEELEMFYEHLEKVIIDTQFISKEKPGQVMNKLRRLFSRSRPELQEINTLRGILTSIEKSKNNK
- the suhB gene encoding inositol-1-monophosphatase: MHPMLNIAIRAARKAGNHIAKSLETTDKIESSLKGNNDYVTNIAQEAEYMIIETIKSSYPEHSIISEESGLTEGKDSDVQWIVDPLDGTNNFVKGFPHFSVSIAVRMNGRTEVACVYDPMLNELFTAQRGSGAQLNNARMRVSQLKDLQGTVLATGFPFKQKQHSESFMKIISALFVDCADFRRTGSPALDLCYLAAGRVDGYLELGLKPWDLAAGDLIAREAGAIMTDFAGGTDYMTSGNVVASSARGVKSILKHVRENSNEGMLK